Proteins from one Ipomoea triloba cultivar NCNSP0323 chromosome 1, ASM357664v1 genomic window:
- the LOC116017281 gene encoding probable transcription factor At1g61730 → MAKNRSEPKKSVAEEEEEEDSSTDNEGSESDSSESEPEPEQTQTEMQIAKRPSAAATKVTEASSTPAKIQAASSASYETDSESDFESESQRPAPIVKPNDHPRESGQSKPRKSGAEAKRPAPAADREVTESKRQKRNPEFVVEISEIKPSADDSKKQLFQRLWSEDDEIALLEGMIEYTEKENADPHTDLDAFHDFIRNSLHFTVSKNQLQNKIKRMRKKYINNAGKGKSFSKPNEQKTYQLSRKIWGKGDEKIEDSSQVGVVHVLMACSNGSAKEEKINKKSMKKAPVVQDAIETPEANAAAASSGSKNVKRMEADNNANGSNRFNSLSRFMVKNKGIVIGEEKRNEIEKKRKAVVVAEIDLFLKELELIQEQVKATLDAMK, encoded by the coding sequence ATGGCTAAAAATCGATCTGAACCCAAGAAATCCgtagcagaagaagaagaagaagaagattcttCAACAGACAATGAAGGTTCGGAATCCGACTCATCAGaatcggaaccggaaccggagCAAACCCAAACTGAAATGCAGATTGCCAAAAGGCCATCCGCGGCGGCAACGAAAGTCACCGAAGCATCATCTACGCCGGCCAAAATTCAGGCCGCTTCGTCGGCTTCATATGAGACTGATTCCGAATCGGATTTCGAGTCCGAGTCTCAAAGACCCGCCCCGATTGTTAAACCCAACGATCACCCACGAGAATCCGGCCAAAGCAAGCCGAGAAAATCCGGCGCCGAAGCTAAACGCCCGGCCCCTGCTGCGGACAGAGAAGTCACAGAATCGAAGAGGCAGAAGCGAAATCCGGAATTCGTGGTAGAAATCTCTGAGATTAAACCATCGGCAGACGACTCGAAGAAACAGCTATTCCAGAGACTGTGGAGCGAAGACGATGAAATAGCTCTTCTGGAGGGAATGATCGAGTACACGGAGAAGGAGAATGCCGATCCGCATACTGACTTGGACGCGTTTCACGATTTCATACGAAACTCTCTGCATTTCACAGTGAGCAAAAACCAGCTGCAAAATAAGATCAAGCGGATGAGGAAAAAGTACATAAACAACGCCGGAAAGGGGAAGTCATTCTCGAAACCAAACGAGCAAAAAACTTATCAACTGTCCAGGAAAATATGGGGGAAGGGAGATGAGAAAATCGAGGATAGCAGCCAAGTAGGAGTTGTTCACGTTCTGATGGCCTGCAGCAATGGAAgtgccaaagaagaaaaaatcaataaaaaatcgATGAAGAAAGCTCCGGTCGTTCAGGACGCCATTGAAACGCCTGAGGCTAATGCCGCTGCTGCTTCGAGTGGATCGAAGAACGTCAAGAGAATGGAGGCTGATAACAACGCGAATGGTTCCAACAGATTCAATTCACTGTCGCGATTCATGGTGAAGAACAAGGGTATTGTGATCGGTGAGGAGAAGAGAAACGAGATTGAGAAGAAGCGGAAAGCTGTGGTAGTAGCTGAGATCGATCTGTTCTTGAAGGAGTTAGAGCTGATTCAGGAACAAGTGAAGGCGACTTTGGACGCCATGAAGTAG
- the LOC116020102 gene encoding uncharacterized protein LOC116020102 isoform X1 produces MEKGEEDGGKTRIYVGGLGEGVTAEDLKKTFSSPQLGAVQSVDLIRTKGRSFAYLDFVPSSDNSLLKLFSKYNGCMWKGGRLRLEKAKQHFLVHLKREWEEDAKVASDSACPPSSPTTGSSDKPQKNPNLEKMQLHIYFPKLRKIRLVPLKGTGKHKYSFQRVEVPRFPTHFCSCEEHSGAAYTPKEKPLIDKEIEIGGVDQEELNIMASVMNKIFERENRPETAFKYVEGSDGVQSLTNVADHSMVDEAMDDDDDDGIIINVVQRKNEGISTSYDIGKKPVTHNQKSPSEVKHGDQKTAARKREFPQDTGGGAIDNLSATNDGKHNFRALAGDAVDACHIEAKSCSLQSNCKASSQQSALGDPVDIKTDVTLNTADVGVDSTPEKKRQRHQSGTDLQFKPDGVDMSSFTDEKNQEKSEQHEGPAKIGEASSSKVNASTKKSAKGASWLQTSSWTQLVGGMNSSSFSISQIVPSFNFERQDLSISSGSGKQENGTDNSKGNMSKMGGGTNVNPPPAPGISIDGASEEKSNNVQLDQGVSKPDNHQQRDGVTNEEKKDQLTSKQTSLPDVSIGETCSFTKSATSMKQWMKAKTALSGSLKKKDK; encoded by the exons AtggaaaaaggagaagaagacggTGGAAAGACGAGGATTTACGTCGGAGGTTTGGGTGAGGGCGTGACCGCCGAGGATCTGAAGAAGACTTTCTCCTCACCCCAGCTCGGTGCCGTCCAATCCGTCGACCTCATTCGTACAAAAGGCCGCAGCTTTGCCTACTTGGATTTCGTCCCCTCTTCCGACAACTCCTTGCTCAAGCTTTTCAGCAag TATAATGGATGCATGTGGAAAGGTGGGAGACTAAGACTTGAGAAGGCTAAACAGCACTTCCTTGTACATCTGAAACGTGAGTGGGAAGAAGATGCTAAAGTTGCTAGTGATTCTGCTTGTCCTCCTTCTAGTCCCACAACAGGTTCCTCGGACAAGCCACAGAAGAATCCCAACTTGGAGAAAATGCAGCTTCATATTTACTTTCCCAAATTAAGAAAG ATAAGATTAGTACCTCTCAAAGGAACTGGGAAACACAAATATAGTTTTCAGCGTGTCGAAGTTCCTCGTTTCCCAACCCACTTTTGTTCTTGTGAGGAGCATTCTGGTGCTGCTTATACACCCAAAGAAAAACCCTTGATTGACAAGGAAATTGAAATCGGTGGGGTAGATCAGGAAGAGTTGAACATCATGGCATCGGTCATGAACAAGATATTTGAGAGGGAGAACCGCCCAGAGACAGCTTTTAAGTATGTTGAAGGTTCTGATGGAGTACAAAGTTTAACCAATGTAGCTGATCATAGCATGGTGGATGAAGctatggatgatgatgatgatgatggcatCATTATTAATGTGGTGCAAAGGAAAAATGAGGGAATTAGTACATCATATGATATCGGCAAGAAACCAGTCACACATAATCAG AAATCACCATCTGAGGTAAAGCATGGTGATCAAAAGACGGCTGCCCGAAAGAGGGAATTTCCTCAAGACACAGGTGGTGGTGCAATAGATAATTTGTCTGCAACAAATGATGGGAAGCATAATTTTCGTGCACTGGCTGGTGATGCAGTAGATGCTTGCCACATTGAAGCAAAATCATGTAGCCTGCAATCCAATTGTAAGGCCTCCTCACAGCAGTCTGCTTTGGGAGATCCTGTGGACATCAAAACTGATGTTACACTCAACACTGCAGATGTTGGGGTGGACAGCACTCCTGAAAAGAAGCGACAGCGTCATCAATCAGGGACAGATTTGCAATTTAAACCTGATGGTGTTGATATGTCAAGTTTTACTGATGAAAAAAATCAGGAAAAATCGGAGCAGCATGAGGGTCCAGCCAAAATTGGTGAAGCTTCTTCTAGCAAGGTAAATGCATCTACAAAAAAGTCAGCCAAAGGTGCTTCATGGCTGCAAACATCCTCATGGACACAGTTGGTCGGTGGTATGAATAGCAGTTCATTTAGTATTTCTCAAATTGTGCCCAGTTTCAATTTTGAGAGGCAGGACTTGTCAATATCCAGTGGGTCTGGCAAGCAGGAAAATGGCACAGACAATTCTAAAGGAAATATGTCAAAAATGGGGGGAGGAACTAATGTCAATCCTCCACCTGCTCCTGGAATTTCCATAGATGGTGCTTCAGAAGAGAAAAGCAACAATGTTCAATTGGATCAAGGGGTGTCCAAACCAGATAATCACCAGCAGAGGGATGGGGTAACTAATGAAGAGAAGAAAGACCAATTGACCTCAAAACAAACATCCCTGCCAGACGTGAGCATTGGAGAAACTTGTTCTTTCACAAAAAGTGCTACTTCAATGAAACAATGGATGAAGGCAAAGACAGCTTTGAGTGGCTCACTTAAGAAGAAGGATAAGTAG
- the LOC115995831 gene encoding zinc finger CCCH domain-containing protein 46-like: MPPRKEPCRNFLRGSCHYGDRCKFLHVTQQQPKPNVFGFGSQSGTQFQRTNFQQQQQPPNPFGFGVQNSSQSRGANDVGLKQNQHKPFENKWIRSSANASNTSARQPDNQQAAANHVCTDPESCKRQIIEDFQNEKPLWNLTCYGHRKNGPCDVIGDVSYEELRVAAYDDAKRGLNLQSIVERERGLITSKLAEFDNLVRNSYSASANSAFGSGSQSPLFGASQNVTTSAQSPPLTSSFSQLGAFLNTGLSATPSNTLQQSNPFENFSQVSGTFGVNNVPFGNAGSLGSQFGAQSFHSPFTSSSATLNNAMAGERNSSSVSLFPQLSGSVGQSFGNTGLM, encoded by the exons ATGCCTCCCAGGAAAGAGCCGTGCCGGAATTTCCTCCGTGGAAG CTGTCATTACGGTGATCGTTGTAAATTTCTTCATGTTACCCAACAACAGCCAAAACCAAATGTATTTGGATTTGGCAGCCAAAGTGGCACCCAGTTTcagaggacgaattttcagcagcagcagcagccgcCCAATCCTTTCGGGTTTGGTGTTCAGAATAGCTCTCAGTCAAGAGGAGCCAATGATGTTGGTTTAAAACAGAATCAACACAAG CCATTTGAAAATAAGTGGATCCGTTCATCTGCAAATGCCAGTAATACCTCTGCGCGGCAACCTGACAATCAGCAGGCAGCAGCAAATCATGT CTGCACAGATCCAGAGTCTTGCAAACGTCAAATCATTGAAGATTTTCAAAACGAGAAGCCTCTTTGGAACCTTACCTGCTATGGGCACCGGAAAAA TGGTCCCTGTGATGTCATTGGTGATGTTAGCTATGAAGAGCTGCGAGTAGCAGCATATGATGATGCTAAGCGTGGGCTGAACTTACAATCAATT GTTGAGAGGGAGAGGGGTCTAATTACATCCAAGTTAGCTGAATTTGATAACTTAGTTCGTAATTCTTATTCAGCTTCAGCAAATTCAGCTTTTGGTTCTGGTTCTCAAAGTCCTCTTTTTGGGGCCAGTCAAAATGTCACGACGAGTGCTCAAAGTCCTCCACTCACCTCAAGTTTTAGTCAGTTGGGCGCTTTTTTGAATACAGG GCTATCAGCTACCCCAAGTAACACTTTGCAGCAATCAAATCCCTTTGAGAACTTCAGTCAGGTGTCGGGTACATTTGGGGTGAATAATGTGCCATTTGGAAATGCAG GTTCTTTGGGCAGCCAGTTTGGTGCTCAGTCATTTCATAGCCCCTTCACCTCCAGTTCAGCAACCCTCAACAATGCCATGGCTGGTGAGAGGAACTCATCTTCCGTGTCTCTCTTTCCACAACTTTCTGGTTCTGTTGGACAGTCATTTGGCAATACTGGCTTGATGTAA
- the LOC116028661 gene encoding ABC transporter G family member 11 produces MSARMRNSTAEAAAAASSSEVMMEIEASKPQGNGMVVGGLSPLSETLWKEKTNTEFMGDVSARLAWKDLTVMVTLGNGETQNVLEGLVGYAEPGTFTALMGPSGSGKSTLLDALSGRLAANAFLSGRIVLNGHKAKLSFGTAAYVTQDDNLIGTLTVRETISYSAQLRLPDRMPRTEKRALVESTIIEMGLQDCADTVIGNWHLRGISGGEKRRVSIAVEILMRPRLLFLDEPTSGLDSASAFFVTQTLRGLSRDGRTVIASIHQPSSEVFELFDRLYLLSGGKTVYFGQASEAYEFFAQAGFPCPALRNPSDHFLRCINSDFDKVKATLKGSMKLRFETKDDPLEKITTAEAIRRLVDFYHTSQYYQEASVKVEEMSKVKGTVLDSGGSQASFLMQAFTLTKRSFVNMSRDFGYYWLRLVIYIVVTICIGTIYLNVGTGYSSILARGACASFVFGFVTFMSIGGFPSFVEDMKVFQRERLNGHYGVAAFVISNTFSAMPFLILITFLSGTVCYFMVRLHPGFMHYLFFVLCLYASVTVVESLMMAIASVVPNFLMGIITGAGIQGIFMLVSGYFRLPNDIPKPFWRYPMSYISFHFWALQGQYQNDLKGLVFDNQSPDLPKIPGEFILENIFQIDVNRSKWVDLSVLFSMIIIYRVIFFIVIKINEDVTPWIRGYIARRRMQQKNGNQTTTVAPFGLTQSPSLRSYVPAPPKK; encoded by the exons ATGAGTGCGAGGATGAGGAACTCGAcggcggaggcggcggcggcggcgtctTCGTCGGAGGTGATGATGGAGATAGAGGCGAGTAAGCCGCAAGGGAATGGGATGGTGGTTGGGGGGTTGAGTCCTCTCAGTGAGACGTTGTGGAAGGAGAAAACTAACACGGAGTTCATGGGAGATGTTTCCGCCAGGCTGGCATGGAAGGATTTAACGGTTATGGTTACTCTCGGCAATGGAGAAACTCAGAATGTTCTGGAAGGTCTAGTCGGGTATGCGGAGCCTGGAACCTTCACCGCCCTCATGGGACCTTCCGGCTCCGGCAAATCTACTCTCCTCGACGCCCTCTCCGGCCGCCTCGCCGCCAACGCTTTCCTCTCCGGCAGAATCGTCCTCAACGGCCACAAAGCCAAGCTCTCCTTCGGAACTGCG GCATATGTTACGCAAGACGACAACCTGATCGGAACTCTGACCGTCCGGGAAACGATCTCCTACTCTGCTCAGCTGCGGCTGCCGGATAGGATGCCGAGGACGGAGAAGCGCGCGCTGGTGGAGAGCACTATCATAGAAATGGGGCTTCAGGACTGCGCCGATACGGTGATTGGGAATTGGCACTTGCGAGGAATCAGCGGAGGAGAGAAGCGGAGAGTGAGCATCGCCGTCGAGATCTTGATGCGGCCCAGATTGCTCTTTCTCGATGAACCTACCAGTGGCCTAGACAG TGCCTCAGCGTTCTTTGTTACCCAGACACTGAGGGGTCTGTCTAGAGATGGAAGAACAGTAATAGCTTCAATTCACCAACCGAGCAGCGAAGTGTTTGAGCTGTTTGACAGATTATATTTGCTTTCTGGGGGGAAAACTGTGTACTTTGGTCAGGCTTCAGAAGCATACGAG TTCTTCGCGCAAGCAGGATTTCCTTGCCCGGCTCTCAGAAACCCGTCAGATCATTTTCTGCGGTGTATCAATTCTGATTTTGATAAAGTGAAGGCTACCCTGAAAGGCTCAATGAAACTCAGG TTTGAGACAAAAGATGATCCTCTTGAGAAGATTACCACTGCTGAAGCTATTAGGAGACTAGTGGATTTTTACCATACTTCTCAGTACTACCAAGAAGCAAGTGTAAAAGTGGAAGAAATGTCCAAAGTT AAAGGAACTGTTCTTGATTCGGGAGGGAGCCAAGCTAGTTTCTTGATGCAGGCATTCACCCTTACGAAACGTTCGTTTGTTAATATGTCAAGAGACTTTGGTTATTACTGGTTGAGGCTTGTTATCTACATTGTGGTAACTATCTGCATCGGAACCATCTATCTCAATGTGGGAACAGGTTACAGTTCCATCCTG GCTAGGGGTGCATGTGCATCGTTTGTGTTTGGTTTTGTCACATTCATGTCGATTGGAGGGTTCCCTTCGTTCGTGGAAGATATGAAG GTTTTTCAAAGAGAAAGGCTGAATGGTCACTACGGCGTGGCTGCATTTGTGATCAGCAACACCTTCTCTGCCATGCCATTTCTGATTCTGATCACTTTTCTGTCTGGAACCGTGTGCTATTTCATGGTCCGCCTCCACCCAGGCTTCATGCATTATCTATTCTTTGTGCTGTGCCTATACGCAAGCGTCACCGTGGTTGAGAGCCTCATGATGGCCATAGCCAGTGTGGTTCCCAATTTCCTGATGGGCATCATCACAGGGGCAGGAATTCAG GGGATATTTATGCTAGTCTCGGGATACTTCAGACTCCCTAATGACATCCCAAAGCCTTTCTGGCGTTACCCAATGTCCTACATCAGCTTCCACTTCTGGGCTTTACAG GGACAGTACCAGAATGATCTGAAGGGATTAGTGTTCGACAACCAGTCACCAGATCTGCCCAAAATCCCTGGCGAGTTCATCCTGGAGAACATATTTCAGATCGACGTGAACAGATCAAAATGGGTGGATCTCAGCGTTCTGTTCAGCATGATCATCATCTACCGCGTCATATTCTTCATTGTAATCAAGATAAACGAGGATGTGACGCCGTGGATCCGAGGATACATAGCCAGGAGGAGAATGCAGCAAAAGAATGGGAACCAAACAACCACTGTTGCGCCGTTTGGTCTCACCCAGTCCCCTTCATTGAGGTCCTACGTTCCCGCTCCTCCCAAGAAGTAG
- the LOC116020102 gene encoding uncharacterized protein LOC116020102 isoform X2 translates to MWKGGRLRLEKAKQHFLVHLKREWEEDAKVASDSACPPSSPTTGSSDKPQKNPNLEKMQLHIYFPKLRKIRLVPLKGTGKHKYSFQRVEVPRFPTHFCSCEEHSGAAYTPKEKPLIDKEIEIGGVDQEELNIMASVMNKIFERENRPETAFKYVEGSDGVQSLTNVADHSMVDEAMDDDDDDGIIINVVQRKNEGISTSYDIGKKPVTHNQKSPSEVKHGDQKTAARKREFPQDTGGGAIDNLSATNDGKHNFRALAGDAVDACHIEAKSCSLQSNCKASSQQSALGDPVDIKTDVTLNTADVGVDSTPEKKRQRHQSGTDLQFKPDGVDMSSFTDEKNQEKSEQHEGPAKIGEASSSKVNASTKKSAKGASWLQTSSWTQLVGGMNSSSFSISQIVPSFNFERQDLSISSGSGKQENGTDNSKGNMSKMGGGTNVNPPPAPGISIDGASEEKSNNVQLDQGVSKPDNHQQRDGVTNEEKKDQLTSKQTSLPDVSIGETCSFTKSATSMKQWMKAKTALSGSLKKKDK, encoded by the exons ATGTGGAAAGGTGGGAGACTAAGACTTGAGAAGGCTAAACAGCACTTCCTTGTACATCTGAAACGTGAGTGGGAAGAAGATGCTAAAGTTGCTAGTGATTCTGCTTGTCCTCCTTCTAGTCCCACAACAGGTTCCTCGGACAAGCCACAGAAGAATCCCAACTTGGAGAAAATGCAGCTTCATATTTACTTTCCCAAATTAAGAAAG ATAAGATTAGTACCTCTCAAAGGAACTGGGAAACACAAATATAGTTTTCAGCGTGTCGAAGTTCCTCGTTTCCCAACCCACTTTTGTTCTTGTGAGGAGCATTCTGGTGCTGCTTATACACCCAAAGAAAAACCCTTGATTGACAAGGAAATTGAAATCGGTGGGGTAGATCAGGAAGAGTTGAACATCATGGCATCGGTCATGAACAAGATATTTGAGAGGGAGAACCGCCCAGAGACAGCTTTTAAGTATGTTGAAGGTTCTGATGGAGTACAAAGTTTAACCAATGTAGCTGATCATAGCATGGTGGATGAAGctatggatgatgatgatgatgatggcatCATTATTAATGTGGTGCAAAGGAAAAATGAGGGAATTAGTACATCATATGATATCGGCAAGAAACCAGTCACACATAATCAG AAATCACCATCTGAGGTAAAGCATGGTGATCAAAAGACGGCTGCCCGAAAGAGGGAATTTCCTCAAGACACAGGTGGTGGTGCAATAGATAATTTGTCTGCAACAAATGATGGGAAGCATAATTTTCGTGCACTGGCTGGTGATGCAGTAGATGCTTGCCACATTGAAGCAAAATCATGTAGCCTGCAATCCAATTGTAAGGCCTCCTCACAGCAGTCTGCTTTGGGAGATCCTGTGGACATCAAAACTGATGTTACACTCAACACTGCAGATGTTGGGGTGGACAGCACTCCTGAAAAGAAGCGACAGCGTCATCAATCAGGGACAGATTTGCAATTTAAACCTGATGGTGTTGATATGTCAAGTTTTACTGATGAAAAAAATCAGGAAAAATCGGAGCAGCATGAGGGTCCAGCCAAAATTGGTGAAGCTTCTTCTAGCAAGGTAAATGCATCTACAAAAAAGTCAGCCAAAGGTGCTTCATGGCTGCAAACATCCTCATGGACACAGTTGGTCGGTGGTATGAATAGCAGTTCATTTAGTATTTCTCAAATTGTGCCCAGTTTCAATTTTGAGAGGCAGGACTTGTCAATATCCAGTGGGTCTGGCAAGCAGGAAAATGGCACAGACAATTCTAAAGGAAATATGTCAAAAATGGGGGGAGGAACTAATGTCAATCCTCCACCTGCTCCTGGAATTTCCATAGATGGTGCTTCAGAAGAGAAAAGCAACAATGTTCAATTGGATCAAGGGGTGTCCAAACCAGATAATCACCAGCAGAGGGATGGGGTAACTAATGAAGAGAAGAAAGACCAATTGACCTCAAAACAAACATCCCTGCCAGACGTGAGCATTGGAGAAACTTGTTCTTTCACAAAAAGTGCTACTTCAATGAAACAATGGATGAAGGCAAAGACAGCTTTGAGTGGCTCACTTAAGAAGAAGGATAAGTAG